The proteins below are encoded in one region of Dehalobacter sp.:
- a CDS encoding Crp/Fnr family transcriptional regulator, producing MYFDNLAVRLEWIDPPVDEILFNFVKRKNNKEVFKKGATIFHEGDVVYYACLVTKGWVAYCLNSICGESRIACLAGPGRIFGLAPAFCQLPINISIKVLEDCETYKVSRDDLIQGMLADINLGIEIVSTVTMRLMCAFEGANIFSSLSSPKEKLIYYFVSLIQSGEYKEHDDWYELTVNLSHARIAEIIGTTRVTVCRMFHYYKNVGKLKNDNNKIYVHKGIIMEDYEKIGVYR from the coding sequence ATGTATTTTGATAATTTAGCGGTACGTTTGGAGTGGATAGATCCACCTGTAGATGAAATTCTCTTTAACTTCGTTAAAAGGAAAAATAACAAAGAGGTATTCAAAAAGGGTGCAACCATATTTCATGAAGGGGATGTCGTATATTATGCGTGTCTAGTCACCAAAGGATGGGTAGCTTATTGTCTAAATAGTATCTGTGGGGAATCAAGAATTGCTTGTCTGGCAGGTCCCGGAAGAATCTTCGGCTTAGCACCGGCCTTTTGTCAACTGCCAATTAACATAAGTATTAAAGTTCTTGAAGACTGCGAAACCTATAAGGTGTCCCGGGACGATCTGATTCAAGGAATGCTTGCGGATATTAATTTGGGAATAGAAATAGTATCCACTGTTACGATGAGATTGATGTGCGCTTTTGAAGGAGCTAATATATTTTCTTCCTTGTCATCTCCAAAAGAAAAGCTAATCTATTATTTCGTGTCACTGATTCAGTCCGGGGAATATAAAGAGCATGACGATTGGTATGAGTTAACTGTCAATTTGTCTCATGCGCGAATAGCAGAAATTATTGGTACCACGAGGGTTACGGTATGTCGAATGTTCCATTATTACAAAAACGTAGGCAAGCTAAAGAATGACAATAATAAAATTTATGTTCACAAAGGAATAATCATGGAAGACTATGAAAAAATAGGTGTTTATAGATAG
- a CDS encoding trigger factor → MKQFELGKYKGLNIGSFDVSVKEEELDEAINYILKSLDEIQVEKRNEPIETGDTVIINIVGTETGMPYPKVKEDGLQFKVGDDNVLPEFSAKLLRQKMGDTVVFDTTIQPVLIEFQALWGLEITFSIEIVKVFVIEKPKLTEETIQEIEPKVKTLQEFEKMLENKILIEKRTRAHVANINKVMAALAEQCKYEFDEEILNQKAEDLYLKFTRELKEFHNTELMVYLLQRKISADELLIECKEEAARKILREKILDAVIQAEGIQVTVKEINDLKEQWMKNLKNEQPADLTNDIDALENQYLRKKAMDFLVNTNLVR, encoded by the coding sequence ATGAAACAATTTGAACTTGGAAAGTATAAAGGATTAAATATCGGAAGCTTTGATGTATCAGTTAAAGAGGAAGAGCTTGATGAAGCAATTAACTATATTCTTAAATCTTTGGACGAAATCCAGGTCGAGAAAAGGAATGAGCCAATCGAAACAGGGGATACTGTAATCATTAATATTGTTGGAACAGAAACGGGTATGCCTTATCCGAAAGTGAAAGAAGATGGTTTACAATTCAAGGTGGGTGACGATAATGTTTTGCCGGAGTTCTCAGCTAAGCTGCTCAGACAGAAAATGGGCGACACTGTAGTTTTTGATACGACAATACAACCTGTCTTAATTGAATTTCAAGCCTTATGGGGGCTCGAGATCACATTCTCCATCGAAATTGTTAAAGTATTTGTGATTGAAAAGCCGAAATTGACAGAGGAAACCATACAAGAGATTGAGCCAAAGGTAAAAACGCTGCAGGAATTTGAAAAAATGCTGGAAAATAAAATTCTTATAGAAAAAAGGACCAGAGCACATGTGGCTAATATTAATAAAGTGATGGCCGCTCTGGCAGAACAATGCAAGTATGAATTCGATGAAGAAATCTTGAATCAAAAAGCAGAGGATTTATATTTGAAATTTACCAGAGAGCTTAAGGAATTTCACAATACAGAACTCATGGTTTACTTACTGCAAAGAAAGATATCTGCCGACGAGTTATTGATTGAGTGCAAGGAAGAGGCTGCGAGAAAAATTCTCAGAGAGAAAATTTTGGACGCTGTAATTCAAGCAGAAGGAATTCAAGTTACTGTCAAAGAAATTAATGATTTAAAAGAACAATGGATGAAAAACCTGAAAAATGAGCAACCCGCTGATCTGACGAATGATATCGATGCTCTAGAGAACCAATATTTGCGCAAAAAAGCTATGGATTTTTTAGTAAATACTAATTTAGTTAGATAG
- a CDS encoding 4Fe-4S binding protein, whose amino-acid sequence MERKKRDIKSYYLMALFFTAIAAIIYGACFAEKTIDYPALIRQNVPEITSIEKIVGTIRAYKIDAAGKRYYAVCDSAVGYQSRIETMTILTDKGLVEKVIVTRHAETPVFFDRLYSQKFFDQFKSLSLGEPIYLGGAYGYSGFLDRRQTENFIDRVTGSTVSSHAVAEAVNKGTLYIASQFFDKQWTNPYDIYQLNSKTLAMIVVFLVALIATFIKKISRFRIWWLLIIIGVMGFFVKEFVTANNLFSIVTLQIPRLTNLGWYVIMVGSLGFVVLFGKNIYCTWVCPFGAAQEFLNKAAGFKSLGISPQVTRILKLAAPTILWIAIMLGTWVGDYGTLDYQPFSAFFLFKAVWVMWLMLPIFIFISLFINRFYCQFFCPVGFILNLLNRWRNNGVRVWNQIWNRLWNGIWNQRWKTNKG is encoded by the coding sequence GTGGAGAGGAAGAAGAGAGATATTAAGTCCTATTATTTAATGGCATTATTCTTTACGGCGATTGCAGCAATCATTTATGGCGCCTGTTTTGCCGAAAAAACAATTGATTATCCTGCACTTATCAGGCAGAACGTACCAGAAATTACGTCCATTGAAAAAATCGTAGGAACTATACGCGCTTATAAGATTGATGCTGCTGGGAAACGGTATTATGCAGTTTGTGACTCAGCGGTAGGATATCAATCTCGGATTGAAACCATGACAATTCTCACCGATAAGGGTTTGGTAGAGAAAGTCATTGTTACCCGGCATGCCGAAACGCCTGTGTTTTTTGACAGGCTTTATAGCCAGAAATTTTTTGATCAATTTAAAAGCCTTTCTCTCGGTGAGCCCATTTACCTGGGAGGCGCCTATGGTTATTCCGGTTTCCTGGACAGAAGACAAACAGAAAATTTTATTGACAGGGTAACTGGCTCAACGGTATCATCGCATGCTGTTGCCGAAGCTGTTAACAAAGGGACTTTGTATATAGCATCTCAATTCTTTGATAAGCAATGGACGAACCCTTATGACATTTACCAATTGAACAGTAAGACTTTAGCAATGATTGTGGTTTTTCTTGTCGCGCTGATCGCAACTTTTATAAAGAAAATCTCCCGTTTTCGGATTTGGTGGCTTTTAATCATTATTGGAGTTATGGGTTTCTTTGTCAAAGAGTTTGTGACGGCAAACAATCTGTTCTCGATTGTAACGTTACAAATACCCCGCTTGACAAATTTAGGATGGTACGTGATTATGGTCGGATCGTTGGGCTTTGTTGTTCTCTTTGGGAAGAATATTTACTGTACATGGGTTTGTCCTTTTGGAGCTGCACAGGAGTTTCTAAACAAAGCCGCAGGATTTAAATCTTTAGGGATTTCTCCGCAAGTTACCAGGATTCTGAAGTTGGCCGCCCCGACCATCCTATGGATTGCAATCATGCTGGGGACCTGGGTTGGAGACTATGGAACCTTGGATTATCAGCCTTTTAGCGCTTTCTTTTTGTTTAAAGCTGTATGGGTGATGTGGTTAATGTTACCCATTTTTATCTTCATCAGCCTGTTTATTAACCGGTTTTACTGCCAATTTTTTTGTCCCGTTGGCTTTATACTCAACTTACTAAATCGTTGGCGGAATAATGGGGTGAGGGTATGGAATCAAATATGGAACCGACTATGGAACGGAATATGGAACCAAAGATGGAAAACCAACAAAGGCTAA
- a CDS encoding tetrachloroethene dehalogenase, with protein sequence MTIFDVLIWMSIGILMLVIQYGIWKYLKLKGKNTVPLQLCAFCANFLFVFALAWGYSSFAEGEYQAVAMGFLFFGGAALIPAAITYRLINRPSKKKADNSETISV encoded by the coding sequence ATGACGATTTTCGATGTATTAATTTGGATGAGTATCGGTATATTGATGCTGGTGATTCAATACGGTATTTGGAAATACTTGAAGCTTAAAGGGAAAAATACGGTTCCTTTGCAGTTATGTGCTTTTTGTGCCAATTTTCTGTTTGTATTTGCTTTGGCTTGGGGTTATTCCAGCTTTGCTGAGGGAGAATACCAGGCTGTTGCCATGGGCTTTTTATTTTTCGGCGGTGCGGCGCTGATTCCGGCTGCGATAACGTATCGATTAATTAACCGTCCGTCGAAGAAGAAGGCAGACAATTCCGAAACCATCTCGGTTTAA
- a CDS encoding reductive dehalogenase, with amino-acid sequence MGNLDRRSFFKASLMGTVAAAVATATVAKETFNPLVAQAADIVAPIKETSEFPYTVDEKYQRLPGSKVYYLKVFDPEENKTPIKFVHDDVSATTGKKDTGKDLPRINAETLGIKGRQATVSETGVIFFGQHDGTILPLRHKEVGWRQLDVALSVAAWSVEFWYNGFTAPGSGPAGIIQHYPINPETNEMAKEPVVFQGMFNWDNTMAEDKRSQGLQWKFDSAEEATKIVKKAARFLGADLVGIAPYDDRWTYGNWCRPKTMPFKLPNGRTVYTPYNIEKYLKNREVEVFGLSTFEADWVKYAGFQPKNVIALAFEMDYESFRTAPSIIESAGPGKIYSNMGEVSFKLATFLRELGYYAIPSGNDTGMSVPIAVQAGLGEAGRNGMLVTQKYGPRVRIAKVYTDLELVPDKPRSFGVREFCRLCMKCADACPSQAISHEKEARVLQPQDCGTSEVPYTSKWHVDAHRCNSFWAYNGGDCGNCIAVCSWNKIGQWNHDIARIATQVPLVQDAARKFDEWFGYNGPVNPEERIESGYVTNMVNDFWNDTEPTK; translated from the coding sequence ATGGGAAACTTAGACAGACGAAGTTTTTTCAAAGCTTCACTCATGGGCACCGTTGCCGCGGCTGTGGCAACGGCTACGGTTGCAAAGGAAACATTTAATCCCCTAGTTGCCCAGGCGGCAGACATTGTAGCGCCTATTAAAGAAACATCGGAATTCCCTTACACAGTGGACGAAAAGTATCAACGTTTACCAGGGAGCAAGGTCTACTACTTAAAGGTTTTTGATCCGGAAGAAAACAAGACGCCGATTAAATTTGTCCACGATGACGTTTCGGCAACAACCGGAAAGAAAGACACCGGAAAAGATCTGCCGAGAATTAACGCTGAGACCCTTGGTATTAAAGGCCGGCAGGCAACAGTCTCTGAAACAGGCGTTATATTTTTTGGCCAACATGATGGTACTATTCTGCCGCTGCGGCACAAAGAAGTCGGCTGGCGCCAATTGGACGTAGCCTTGAGTGTTGCAGCTTGGTCGGTAGAGTTTTGGTACAACGGGTTTACTGCACCCGGCAGTGGTCCGGCTGGAATAATCCAGCATTATCCCATTAATCCTGAAACCAATGAAATGGCAAAAGAGCCTGTGGTCTTCCAAGGGATGTTTAACTGGGATAACACCATGGCTGAAGACAAGCGGAGTCAAGGATTGCAATGGAAATTCGACTCAGCGGAAGAAGCTACAAAGATTGTGAAGAAAGCAGCCCGTTTTCTAGGGGCGGACCTCGTCGGAATTGCGCCCTATGATGACCGCTGGACCTACGGTAACTGGTGTAGACCAAAAACCATGCCGTTCAAATTGCCAAACGGTAGAACTGTGTATACGCCGTATAACATTGAAAAATATCTTAAAAACCGCGAAGTGGAAGTGTTTGGACTAAGTACTTTTGAAGCTGATTGGGTGAAATATGCCGGTTTCCAACCCAAAAATGTAATTGCATTGGCTTTTGAAATGGATTATGAGTCTTTCCGAACGGCGCCATCAATCATTGAGAGCGCTGGGCCCGGCAAAATTTATTCCAATATGGGAGAAGTTTCTTTTAAACTTGCAACTTTTTTAAGAGAGCTTGGGTACTATGCGATTCCGTCGGGGAATGACACTGGAATGAGTGTTCCCATCGCTGTCCAAGCCGGTCTAGGGGAAGCGGGAAGAAACGGAATGCTTGTCACGCAAAAATACGGTCCTCGGGTTCGTATCGCCAAAGTCTATACAGATTTGGAGCTTGTTCCAGACAAACCGAGAAGCTTCGGAGTCCGTGAGTTTTGCCGCCTGTGTATGAAGTGTGCGGATGCTTGTCCTTCTCAGGCCATCTCTCACGAGAAAGAAGCAAGGGTTCTGCAGCCCCAGGATTGTGGTACTTCTGAAGTTCCTTATACATCAAAATGGCACGTTGACGCACACCGCTGCAACTCTTTCTGGGCCTATAACGGTGGGGACTGCGGAAACTGTATTGCGGTCTGTTCCTGGAATAAAATCGGGCAGTGGAACCATGATATAGCCAGAATTGCTACCCAAGTTCCGTTGGTTCAGGACGCGGCTCGCAAGTTTGATGAATGGTTTGGCTACAACGGTCCTGTAAATCCCGAAGAGCGGATTGAATCTGGCTATGTCACGAACATGGTTAATGATTTCTGGAATGACACCGAACCTACAAAATAA
- a CDS encoding methyl-accepting chemotaxis protein, giving the protein MKLTITKKQYINIFIIVLLFLIAAGVNIVLKGMVANGQWSSLEDLLNTVIKASILFSFVGLILSSSLAYLIYRNAKFLRMYTDYNKDLSEGKLASQFDVNTDGLLDDLLAVTNNLVVNRRALIAKLMETAENLENTSGELSSTVQETTAVSAHLSDMLGQLATGAKDQAISLEQTSVVIEQLSANAQEVAANAESVSQSSGKAALAAESGFSQAENAIRKIEKISEASVQTSEVVSILGDQSIQIGNIVDVIKDIAEQTNLLALNAAIEAARAGEQGRGFAVVADEVRKLAEQSSTSAAQIAILIGNIQRETERAVEMMEKSKDEVAGGVEAVKLAGRSFQTIVEEIKTVVSQIQQVTTAAQEIASGTTQAAISIESIGAIAEQTASSTQEVSGASEEQNAKMLLVNQSAETLAQLGEGLSRLIGKK; this is encoded by the coding sequence TTGAAGCTTACCATTACGAAAAAACAATACATAAATATTTTCATTATTGTTTTACTTTTTCTCATAGCTGCCGGTGTAAATATTGTTCTAAAGGGAATGGTGGCCAATGGACAATGGAGCAGTCTGGAAGATTTGCTCAATACAGTGATAAAAGCAAGTATTCTGTTTTCCTTTGTCGGCTTGATTTTAAGCAGTAGTCTAGCCTACCTGATATATCGAAACGCAAAATTTCTACGCATGTATACCGATTATAATAAAGACCTTTCCGAGGGTAAACTAGCTTCACAATTTGACGTAAATACAGACGGCTTATTGGATGACCTGCTTGCTGTCACGAATAATTTAGTCGTTAATCGGCGCGCGCTTATTGCAAAGCTTATGGAAACTGCTGAAAATTTAGAAAACACCAGCGGGGAATTATCTTCGACCGTACAGGAAACGACCGCCGTAAGTGCACATCTTTCCGATATGTTAGGCCAACTTGCAACCGGGGCAAAAGACCAAGCGATCTCTTTAGAACAAACAAGTGTGGTTATCGAGCAGCTCTCCGCAAACGCGCAAGAAGTTGCTGCCAATGCAGAAAGCGTCAGCCAAAGCAGCGGAAAGGCTGCACTGGCCGCAGAATCCGGGTTCAGTCAAGCAGAAAATGCCATTAGAAAAATAGAAAAGATTAGTGAAGCATCCGTCCAAACATCCGAAGTTGTTTCTATATTAGGGGATCAATCCATTCAGATTGGCAATATTGTTGATGTCATTAAAGATATTGCCGAACAAACCAACCTATTGGCTCTTAATGCCGCTATAGAGGCGGCCCGGGCAGGCGAACAGGGAAGAGGTTTTGCTGTTGTAGCCGATGAAGTACGTAAACTGGCGGAACAATCGTCAACTTCCGCAGCCCAGATTGCAATTCTTATCGGTAATATTCAACGGGAGACAGAACGTGCTGTTGAAATGATGGAAAAAAGTAAGGATGAAGTAGCCGGAGGCGTCGAGGCTGTCAAGCTGGCGGGGAGATCATTCCAGACAATTGTCGAGGAGATTAAGACTGTTGTCAGTCAGATTCAGCAGGTTACGACTGCGGCACAGGAAATAGCCAGCGGAACGACGCAAGCTGCCATTTCTATCGAGAGTATTGGTGCCATAGCTGAACAAACGGCTTCCAGCACGCAAGAGGTATCTGGCGCTTCGGAGGAACAAAATGCTAAAATGCTTTTGGTAAACCAATCCGCAGAAACATTGGCTCAGCTAGGTGAAGGATTATCCCGGCTTATTGGTAAAAAATAA
- a CDS encoding reductive dehalogenase: MSRFSDHEGKQQQPKLQMNRRNFLKAGAASALGMGILGAVNALPAKAADAVTNASVPQNGAKSKLHPVIDYGGASVRFVEHNDQWLGTSKLVGTVKNTHEAEMGFALACRGKLTPESQRGYYHFQFVMKHPLNAAIGGFAMNLAPEEMVDGKPSPTKLPIPDPEQMSQHIKDCAYFLRADEVGIGKMPAFAYYSHKMPSQDDMLKDDLTNAMPVTERLPYVIVVMIDQHLETMLASTGYDGISAGQSMRSYHTTGVVTVILANYIRSLGYSARAHHLTNYAATMPPCIIAAGLGELTRTGDCAAHPRMGFRHKVAAVTTDLPLVPDNPIDFGMLDFCRVCGKCAENCPSSAITFDKEPVEYNGYLRWNSDMKKCTVFRTTNQEGSSCGRCMKVCPWNSKEQSWFHTAGTWIGSHGEASSSLLKKIDDMFGYGDEQIEKYKWWLEWPELYKVPAAH, encoded by the coding sequence ATGTCCAGGTTTTCTGATCATGAAGGAAAGCAGCAACAGCCGAAATTACAGATGAACCGACGCAACTTTTTGAAAGCTGGTGCCGCTTCTGCTCTTGGCATGGGGATTCTCGGAGCGGTAAACGCTTTACCAGCAAAGGCTGCGGATGCAGTGACGAATGCTTCAGTGCCCCAGAACGGCGCAAAGTCCAAACTTCATCCCGTTATAGATTATGGCGGTGCTTCCGTCAGATTTGTCGAACACAATGACCAGTGGCTAGGCACATCGAAGCTTGTCGGCACGGTCAAAAATACCCACGAAGCCGAGATGGGATTTGCTCTGGCTTGTCGCGGCAAACTTACGCCGGAATCTCAAAGAGGGTACTACCACTTCCAATTTGTTATGAAGCACCCCTTAAATGCCGCTATTGGCGGGTTCGCTATGAATCTTGCTCCTGAAGAAATGGTTGACGGAAAGCCCTCACCGACCAAGTTACCGATTCCCGACCCTGAGCAAATGTCCCAACACATCAAAGATTGCGCATATTTTTTACGGGCGGATGAAGTCGGGATTGGCAAAATGCCTGCTTTTGCTTACTATAGTCATAAAATGCCGAGTCAGGATGATATGCTGAAAGATGATTTGACCAACGCAATGCCGGTAACCGAGAGGCTGCCGTATGTTATTGTCGTAATGATTGACCAGCATTTAGAGACCATGCTGGCCTCGACCGGATATGACGGTATCAGCGCCGGTCAATCCATGCGCTCTTATCATACGACCGGAGTCGTTACGGTTATCTTGGCCAATTATATCCGATCACTTGGATATAGCGCCAGAGCGCATCATTTGACAAACTATGCGGCAACCATGCCACCCTGTATTATTGCTGCAGGACTGGGTGAGTTAACCAGAACAGGTGACTGCGCTGCACATCCGCGTATGGGATTCCGCCACAAGGTGGCAGCAGTGACCACGGATTTGCCGCTTGTTCCTGACAATCCGATTGATTTCGGTATGCTGGATTTTTGCCGAGTCTGTGGCAAATGTGCAGAAAATTGTCCCTCCAGCGCTATTACCTTCGATAAGGAACCGGTTGAATACAACGGTTACTTACGTTGGAACAGTGATATGAAAAAATGCACCGTATTCCGTACAACCAATCAAGAAGGTTCATCCTGCGGCAGATGTATGAAGGTATGTCCGTGGAACTCCAAGGAACAATCCTGGTTCCATACTGCCGGCACCTGGATCGGCAGCCATGGAGAAGCTTCCTCCAGCCTGTTGAAAAAAATTGATGATATGTTCGGTTATGGTGATGAGCAGATTGAAAAATATAAATGGTGGCTGGAATGGCCGGAACTGTACAAAGTACCGGCAGCCCATTGA
- a CDS encoding dehalogenase encodes MGTFLVFLAGILFLAGILFIKPRAKKDQKWKTVLNWGLYVIWYLITATGISFVYINSIVGHVKATSTAIFLFLGLSVVLAVVLARLLGFLGKQRRTNSSVEV; translated from the coding sequence ATGGGAACTTTCTTAGTTTTTTTAGCCGGAATTTTGTTTTTAGCTGGGATCCTCTTTATTAAACCCCGGGCGAAAAAGGACCAAAAATGGAAAACTGTCCTGAACTGGGGATTGTACGTTATTTGGTATCTGATTACCGCCACTGGAATCTCTTTTGTTTATATTAATTCCATCGTAGGACATGTTAAGGCCACAAGTACTGCAATCTTTTTGTTCTTAGGATTATCAGTTGTTCTCGCCGTCGTACTAGCCAGACTTTTAGGCTTTCTCGGTAAACAAAGACGTACAAATTCAAGCGTAGAAGTATAA